The Peribacillus sp. FSL P2-0133 genome has a segment encoding these proteins:
- the prmC gene encoding peptide chain release factor N(5)-glutamine methyltransferase has protein sequence MSNSAVKVFEALKWASSFLKENDRDANAGEILLQHFLKQTRSQMLANLHDELSEADFGQFKAAIELHAEGTPIQYIIGSEEFYGRTFFVNEEVLIPRPETEELIYYALRKIPAIFMEGQKLRLADIGTGSGAIAITMKLEKSNLLVTATDIAEPSLEVARKNAESLGAEVEFMQGDLLLPFININQKVDVLLSNPPYIPDDDHESMSVVVTGHEPHRALFAGIDGLDFYRRFMEQLPLIMEVPGLIGFEVGTGQGEAVADLLKRTFPAAEVSIVNDINEKDRMVFAVLN, from the coding sequence ATGAGTAATTCTGCCGTGAAAGTGTTTGAAGCCCTTAAATGGGCTTCTTCTTTTTTAAAGGAAAATGATCGTGATGCCAATGCTGGGGAAATCCTGTTACAGCACTTTTTAAAACAAACTCGCTCCCAAATGCTGGCCAACCTTCATGATGAGCTTAGCGAAGCGGATTTTGGGCAATTTAAGGCCGCTATTGAGCTGCATGCTGAGGGAACGCCCATCCAATATATAATCGGCAGTGAAGAATTTTATGGACGGACCTTCTTTGTGAATGAAGAAGTGCTCATACCGAGACCTGAAACAGAAGAATTGATTTATTATGCTTTACGTAAAATCCCGGCCATTTTTATGGAGGGACAGAAGCTTCGTTTAGCTGATATTGGGACCGGCAGCGGCGCAATCGCCATAACGATGAAACTTGAAAAATCAAACTTGTTGGTGACGGCCACGGACATAGCGGAACCATCGCTTGAGGTGGCGCGGAAAAATGCCGAATCACTTGGTGCCGAAGTGGAGTTCATGCAAGGTGATTTGCTTTTGCCTTTCATAAACATAAACCAGAAGGTGGACGTCCTTTTATCGAATCCCCCATATATACCAGATGATGATCATGAATCCATGTCAGTAGTCGTGACAGGTCATGAACCGCATCGTGCATTATTTGCCGGTATCGATGGGCTGGATTTTTACCGCCGCTTTATGGAGCAGTTACCTCTGATCATGGAGGTGCCTGGGCTGATCGGTTTTGAAGTGGGCACTGGACAGGGTGAGGCGGTTGCCGATTTATTGAAGCGAACCTTTCCTGCCGCAGAAGTATCCATTGTAAATGATATTAATGAGAAAGATCGAATGGTCTTCGCTGTATTAAATTGA
- the prfA gene encoding peptide chain release factor 1, with the protein MFDRLQAVEDRYERLNELLSDPEIINDSKKLREYSKEQSSIQETASTYKEYKAVREQLQEAKAMLEEKLDADMREMVKEEINELDETIKGLEDKLKILLIPKDPNDDKNVIMEIRGAAGGDEAALFAGSLYRMYSRFAEVQGWRTEVIEASPTGLGGYKEIIFMINGNGAYSKLKFENGAHRVQRVPETESGGRIHTSTATVAVLPEAEEVEVEIHDKDVRVDTFASSGPGGQSVNTTMSAVRLTHIPTNTVVSCQDEKSQIKNKEKAMKVLRARVYDKIHREVQAEYDQNRKLAVGTGDRSERIRTYNFPQNRVTDHRIGLTIQKLDQIMEGKLDEVVDALIMEDQSSRLENADE; encoded by the coding sequence TTGTTTGATCGTTTACAAGCAGTAGAAGATAGATATGAAAGATTGAATGAACTATTAAGTGACCCGGAGATCATTAATGACTCTAAGAAGCTAAGGGAATATTCTAAGGAGCAATCCAGCATTCAAGAGACCGCATCGACTTATAAAGAATATAAAGCGGTTCGTGAGCAACTCCAGGAAGCGAAGGCGATGCTGGAGGAGAAACTTGATGCGGATATGCGTGAAATGGTAAAAGAAGAGATCAATGAACTTGATGAGACCATAAAAGGCCTTGAGGATAAACTGAAAATATTGCTTATTCCGAAGGATCCTAACGATGATAAAAACGTGATCATGGAGATCCGCGGAGCGGCAGGCGGAGATGAGGCGGCCTTATTTGCAGGTAGTCTATACCGAATGTATAGCCGTTTTGCCGAGGTGCAGGGTTGGCGGACTGAAGTCATTGAAGCAAGTCCTACAGGGCTTGGCGGCTACAAGGAAATCATATTCATGATTAATGGCAATGGTGCTTATTCAAAATTGAAGTTCGAAAATGGAGCGCATCGCGTTCAGCGGGTACCTGAAACTGAATCAGGCGGACGGATTCATACATCTACAGCCACGGTTGCCGTTTTACCAGAAGCTGAGGAAGTGGAAGTTGAAATCCATGATAAGGATGTCCGTGTCGATACCTTTGCATCAAGCGGTCCTGGAGGGCAAAGTGTCAATACGACAATGTCAGCGGTGCGCTTGACTCATATTCCGACTAATACGGTTGTATCCTGTCAAGATGAAAAATCACAAATCAAGAACAAAGAAAAAGCAATGAAGGTTTTGCGTGCCAGGGTGTACGATAAAATCCATCGCGAAGTACAGGCGGAATATGATCAAAATAGGAAGCTTGCCGTTGGAACGGGCGATAGATCCGAAAGGATTCGCACTTATAACTTCCCGCAAAACCGCGTTACCGACCACCGTATTGGTTTAACGATTCAAAAATTGGATCAAATCATGGAAGGTAAACTGGATGAAGTCGTTGATGCATTAATCATGGAAGACCAATCTTCAAGGCTGGAAAATGCAGATGAGTAA
- a CDS encoding thymidine kinase codes for MYVMKQTGWIELICGSMFSGKSEELIKRVSRAQFAKEQIAVFKPAIDNRYAEEAVVSHNGSSVMAKPIAHSTDIFKYLDKPLDIIAIDEVQFFDHEIIGVAQHLADSGYRVIMAGLDQDFRGEPFGPMPVLLSLAESVTKLQAVCEVCGSPASRTQRLIDGEPASYDEPIILVGASESYEPRCRHHHEVPGKQAVGIKEHI; via the coding sequence ATGTATGTAATGAAACAAACAGGCTGGATCGAGCTAATTTGCGGAAGCATGTTTTCAGGTAAATCTGAGGAATTGATTAAACGAGTCAGCCGTGCTCAATTTGCTAAAGAGCAAATAGCTGTATTTAAACCAGCTATTGATAATCGCTATGCGGAAGAGGCTGTCGTATCACATAATGGCTCTTCTGTGATGGCAAAACCGATTGCCCATTCAACGGATATTTTTAAGTATTTGGACAAGCCCCTGGATATCATTGCAATAGATGAAGTGCAATTTTTTGATCATGAAATTATCGGGGTTGCCCAGCATCTTGCGGACAGCGGTTATCGAGTGATCATGGCTGGACTCGATCAAGATTTCAGAGGTGAACCATTCGGTCCTATGCCTGTTCTATTATCGCTTGCAGAATCGGTGACTAAGCTGCAGGCTGTGTGTGAAGTGTGCGGATCACCTGCCAGCAGGACACAGCGATTGATAGATGGGGAGCCGGCCTCCTATGATGAGCCGATCATCCTTGTGGGTGCATCGGAATCATACGAGCCCCGCTGCCGCCATCATCACGAAGTTCCGGGTAAGCAGGCTGTTGGGATCAAAGAACATATTTGA
- the rpmE gene encoding 50S ribosomal protein L31: MKTGIHPNYKLSKVICSCGNTFETGSVKEEIKVETCSECHPFYTGRQKFAEAGGRVDRFNKKYGIK; the protein is encoded by the coding sequence ATGAAAACTGGAATTCATCCAAATTATAAGCTTTCAAAAGTAATTTGCTCTTGCGGAAACACTTTTGAAACTGGTTCAGTTAAAGAAGAGATCAAAGTTGAGACTTGTTCAGAGTGCCATCCATTCTATACTGGTCGTCAAAAATTCGCTGAAGCTGGCGGACGTGTTGATCGTTTCAACAAAAAATACGGTATTAAATAA
- the rho gene encoding transcription termination factor Rho has translation MNLTISNLENMKLKDLYEHAREYKVSYYSKLSKKELIFAILKAQAEQDGLLFMEGVLEIIPSEGFGFLRPINYSPSSEDIYISASQIRRFDLRNGDKVSGKVRPPKENERYYGLLHVEAVNGDNPESAKERVHFPGLTPLYPNRQIKLETTPKNLSTRIMDVLAPVGFGQRGLIVAPPKAGKTMLIKEIANAITTNHPESELIVLLIDERPEEVTDIERSVAGDVVSSTFDEVPENHIKVAELVLERAMRLVEHKRDVIILMDSITRLARAYNLVIPPSGRTLSGGIDPAAFHRPKRFFGAARNIEEGGSLTILATALVDTGSRMDDVIYEEFKGTGNMELHLDRALAERRIFPAIDIRRSGTRKEELLIPKDRLDKLWAIRKTMSDSPDFSEKFLRRLKQTKGNEEFFSKLDEEMSEMKKGPASVKRS, from the coding sequence ATGAATTTAACTATTTCTAATTTAGAAAACATGAAACTAAAGGATCTATATGAGCACGCCCGTGAATATAAAGTTTCCTATTACAGCAAACTTTCAAAAAAGGAACTTATTTTCGCTATCCTGAAAGCACAAGCTGAGCAGGATGGTCTCCTATTCATGGAGGGCGTTTTAGAGATCATACCTTCAGAGGGCTTCGGTTTCCTGCGTCCAATTAATTATTCTCCAAGCTCGGAGGATATTTATATTTCTGCTTCACAGATCCGCAGATTCGATTTGCGAAATGGAGATAAAGTGTCCGGTAAGGTAAGGCCTCCAAAAGAAAACGAGCGCTATTATGGATTGCTGCATGTTGAAGCAGTCAATGGCGATAATCCGGAATCAGCTAAAGAGCGTGTCCACTTTCCAGGTTTAACACCGCTGTATCCAAACAGGCAAATTAAACTGGAAACGACACCGAAGAACTTATCGACCAGGATTATGGATGTCCTGGCACCGGTCGGTTTTGGGCAGCGTGGTCTGATAGTCGCACCGCCAAAAGCCGGTAAAACGATGCTCATCAAGGAAATTGCCAATGCGATAACCACAAACCATCCCGAATCGGAATTGATTGTACTGTTGATCGATGAACGCCCGGAAGAAGTGACAGACATTGAACGTTCAGTCGCAGGAGACGTGGTAAGTTCAACTTTCGATGAAGTGCCGGAAAACCATATCAAGGTGGCTGAGCTGGTGTTAGAACGAGCCATGCGCCTTGTGGAGCATAAACGGGATGTCATCATTTTAATGGACAGCATCACTCGACTTGCCCGTGCTTACAACCTTGTCATTCCGCCGAGCGGGCGTACACTATCAGGGGGTATTGACCCTGCTGCATTCCACCGTCCAAAACGCTTTTTCGGTGCGGCGAGGAATATCGAGGAAGGCGGCAGCCTGACGATCCTTGCTACAGCATTGGTAGATACGGGTTCAAGAATGGACGATGTCATTTATGAAGAATTTAAAGGTACGGGCAATATGGAGCTGCATTTAGATCGTGCCCTTGCCGAAAGACGCATCTTCCCGGCTATCGATATTCGTCGCTCAGGCACTCGTAAAGAAGAATTGTTAATTCCGAAAGATCGCCTGGATAAACTATGGGCCATTAGGAAAACGATGTCAGATTCACCTGATTTCTCGGAGAAATTCCTTCGCCGTCTAAAACAGACAAAAGGTAATGAAGAATTTTTCAGTAAGCTGGATGAAGAGATGTCAGAAATGAAAAAGGGGCCAGCGAGCGTAAAACGTTCTTAA
- the glpX gene encoding class II fructose-bisphosphatase, with the protein MERSLSMELVRVTEAAALNSARWMGRGKKDEADDAATTAMRDVFNTIPMQGTVVIGEGEMDEAPMLYIGEKLGTGLGPLVDVAVDPLEGTNIVASGGWNALAVLAIADKGNLLHAPDMYMDKIAVGPEAVGQIDINASVLDNLKAVAKAKNKDIQDVVATVLNRDRHSKIIHELREAGARIKLINDGDVAGAINTAFDLTGVDILFGSGGAPEGVIAAVALKCLGGEIQGKLVPHSDEEVERCGKMGLNLGKVLRMEDLVRGDDAIFAATGVTDGELLRGVQFKGHYGETQSVVMRAKSGTVRFIDGRHSLKIKPNGLID; encoded by the coding sequence ATGGAAAGAAGTTTATCGATGGAGCTTGTCCGCGTAACAGAGGCGGCGGCACTGAATTCAGCTCGTTGGATGGGAAGAGGAAAGAAAGACGAAGCAGATGATGCAGCAACAACTGCAATGCGGGATGTTTTCAATACTATTCCCATGCAAGGAACGGTTGTAATCGGTGAAGGGGAAATGGATGAAGCGCCAATGCTTTATATTGGCGAAAAACTTGGTACTGGTCTTGGGCCGCTAGTGGATGTTGCTGTTGATCCTTTGGAAGGAACGAACATCGTTGCATCTGGCGGCTGGAATGCATTGGCTGTATTGGCGATAGCCGATAAGGGGAACTTGCTGCATGCCCCGGATATGTATATGGATAAAATAGCTGTCGGACCCGAGGCTGTTGGTCAGATTGATATCAATGCTTCCGTATTGGACAACCTGAAAGCGGTAGCCAAGGCAAAGAATAAAGATATCCAAGACGTGGTTGCAACAGTATTGAACCGTGATCGTCATTCGAAGATCATTCATGAACTTCGTGAGGCGGGGGCACGTATCAAGTTGATCAACGATGGAGATGTAGCGGGAGCCATAAATACGGCCTTCGATCTTACCGGTGTTGATATCTTATTCGGATCTGGCGGGGCTCCAGAGGGAGTTATTGCAGCCGTTGCCTTGAAATGCCTTGGAGGGGAAATTCAGGGTAAGCTCGTTCCTCATAGTGATGAAGAAGTGGAACGCTGTGGAAAAATGGGCCTTAATTTAGGAAAAGTCCTCAGAATGGAAGACCTTGTTCGCGGAGATGACGCAATTTTTGCTGCAACAGGTGTGACTGATGGAGAACTTTTACGCGGTGTACAATTTAAAGGGCATTACGGTGAAACACAATCCGTGGTCATGCGTGCTAAATCTGGTACCGTTCGATTCATTGACGGGCGTCACAGTCTTAAGATTAAACCGAATGGTTTGATTGACTGA
- a CDS encoding UDP-N-acetylglucosamine 1-carboxyvinyltransferase codes for MEKLKIAGGYPLKGSIRVSGAKNSAVALIPATILADSPVTIEGLPDISDVQMLKALMEEIGGEVSFDEGEMTVNPSRMISMPLPNGRVKKLRASYYLMGAMLGKFKKAVIGLPGGCHLGPRPIDQHIKGFEALGAQVTNEQGAIYLRADELRGARIYLDVVSVGATINIMLAAVLAKGRTVIENAAKEPEIIDVATLLTNMGAKIKGAGTDIIRIDGVESLHGCKHTIIPDRIEAGTFMILAAAVGEGILIDNVIPQHLESLTAKLREMGINIEAGDDQIFVSPGEKYKPVDIKTLVYPGFPTDLQQPFTSLLTKASGSSMVTDTIYGARFKHIDELRRMNAKIKVEGRAGVVDGPVQLHGAKVKASDLRAGAALVIAGLMAEGITEVTGLEHIDRGYSHLVEKLSGLGATIWREEMTQEEVEQLKS; via the coding sequence ATGGAAAAACTTAAAATTGCCGGTGGCTATCCTTTAAAGGGAAGCATTCGTGTCAGCGGAGCAAAAAATAGTGCGGTTGCCCTTATTCCGGCAACAATTTTAGCGGACTCTCCCGTAACGATTGAAGGCCTGCCTGATATCTCGGATGTACAGATGCTGAAAGCGTTAATGGAGGAAATTGGCGGTGAGGTATCCTTTGATGAAGGAGAAATGACAGTCAACCCAAGCAGGATGATTTCAATGCCTCTTCCCAATGGAAGGGTCAAGAAGTTACGTGCCTCTTATTATTTGATGGGGGCAATGCTTGGTAAATTCAAAAAGGCAGTAATCGGCTTGCCTGGAGGCTGCCATTTAGGACCCCGTCCGATAGATCAGCATATTAAGGGGTTCGAAGCACTAGGCGCTCAAGTGACGAATGAACAAGGAGCCATTTACCTTAGGGCGGACGAGCTTCGGGGAGCACGCATATATTTGGATGTCGTTAGTGTTGGAGCAACGATCAACATAATGCTTGCCGCCGTTTTGGCCAAAGGCCGCACTGTGATTGAAAATGCTGCGAAAGAACCGGAAATCATTGATGTTGCTACACTGTTGACCAATATGGGAGCGAAAATAAAGGGTGCAGGAACGGATATCATTCGTATTGATGGTGTGGAAAGTTTGCATGGGTGCAAGCATACGATCATACCGGATCGGATTGAAGCCGGTACTTTCATGATTTTAGCCGCTGCTGTTGGTGAAGGGATTCTGATCGATAATGTCATTCCCCAGCATTTGGAGTCATTGACTGCTAAATTAAGGGAAATGGGGATTAATATTGAAGCGGGTGATGACCAGATATTTGTCTCACCGGGAGAAAAATATAAACCCGTTGATATCAAGACATTGGTTTACCCTGGATTCCCAACAGATCTTCAGCAACCTTTCACTTCCCTTTTAACAAAAGCAAGCGGTTCTAGCATGGTGACCGATACGATATACGGGGCACGATTTAAGCATATTGATGAACTGCGACGCATGAATGCGAAGATCAAAGTCGAGGGCAGAGCAGGCGTCGTCGATGGTCCTGTCCAACTTCATGGGGCAAAAGTGAAGGCAAGCGATTTACGTGCTGGAGCGGCTCTTGTAATTGCCGGATTAATGGCTGAAGGGATTACGGAAGTGACCGGGCTTGAACATATAGATCGCGGATATAGCCATCTTGTTGAAAAACTTTCGGGTTTGGGAGCGACGATTTGGCGTGAAGAAATGACGCAAGAAGAAGTGGAGCAGCTTAAAAGCTGA
- the fsa gene encoding fructose-6-phosphate aldolase: MKFFIDTANMEEIKQAHELGVLAGVTTNPSLVAREKGVSFHDRLKEITSLVKESVSAEVIALDFEGMMAEAKELVAIAPNITIKVPMTPDGLKAVSALTKQGVKTNVTLIFSANQALLAARAGATYVSPFLGRLDDIGQNGLDLISDIADIFAIHDINAEIIAASIRHPMHITEAALKGAHIATIPYKVLLQLFHHPLTDKGIEAFLNDWNSRTEA, from the coding sequence ATGAAATTCTTTATAGATACAGCAAACATGGAAGAAATCAAACAAGCGCACGAACTTGGCGTTTTAGCAGGTGTTACGACTAACCCATCCCTTGTTGCAAGAGAAAAGGGCGTTTCTTTCCATGACCGGCTAAAAGAAATCACAAGCCTTGTTAAGGAATCCGTTTCTGCTGAAGTCATTGCGCTTGATTTTGAAGGAATGATGGCTGAAGCCAAGGAACTCGTTGCTATTGCACCTAATATCACGATTAAAGTGCCAATGACCCCAGACGGCCTGAAGGCTGTTTCAGCACTTACAAAACAAGGTGTCAAAACTAATGTCACGCTTATTTTCAGTGCCAACCAAGCTTTATTGGCAGCTAGGGCAGGAGCAACTTATGTATCGCCATTTTTAGGACGCTTGGACGACATCGGCCAAAATGGTTTGGATTTAATTTCGGATATTGCTGACATATTTGCGATCCATGATATCAACGCTGAGATCATTGCAGCTTCCATCCGCCATCCGATGCATATTACAGAAGCGGCTCTTAAAGGGGCACATATTGCAACGATCCCTTATAAAGTTTTATTGCAATTATTCCACCACCCATTAACGGATAAAGGGATTGAAGCTTTCTTGAATGATTGGAATTCACGCACTGAAGCATAA
- a CDS encoding class II fructose-bisphosphate aldolase — protein MPLVSMKDMLNKALDEKYAVGQFNINNLEWTQAILAAAEQEKSPVILGVSEGAARHMGGFKTTVMMVQGLLEDMKITVPVAIHLDHGSSFDKCKEAIEAGFTSVMIDASHHPIEENIETTKKVVEFAHARNVSVEAEVGTVGGQEDDVIADGVVYADPQECEQLVKETNVDCFAPALGSVHGPYKGEPNLGYKEMEEVRDLTNKPLVLHGGTGIPTKDIQKAISLGTSKINVNTENQIVFTKAVREILNNDSEVYDPRKYMVPGREAIKETVIGKIREFGSNGKA, from the coding sequence ATGCCTTTAGTTTCTATGAAAGATATGCTGAATAAAGCCCTTGATGAAAAATATGCAGTAGGTCAATTCAATATCAATAACCTTGAATGGACTCAAGCCATTTTAGCTGCTGCAGAACAAGAAAAATCTCCAGTCATCCTTGGAGTTTCCGAAGGTGCTGCCCGTCATATGGGTGGTTTTAAAACGACTGTCATGATGGTTCAAGGATTGTTGGAAGACATGAAAATCACTGTTCCTGTGGCGATTCACCTTGACCATGGTTCAAGTTTTGATAAATGTAAGGAAGCTATCGAAGCCGGATTCACTTCAGTAATGATCGATGCTTCACATCATCCGATCGAAGAAAATATCGAAACAACCAAGAAGGTTGTCGAATTCGCTCACGCACGGAATGTTTCGGTTGAAGCGGAAGTGGGCACGGTTGGCGGACAAGAAGATGATGTAATCGCTGATGGAGTCGTATATGCAGACCCTCAAGAATGTGAACAGTTAGTTAAAGAAACGAATGTCGACTGTTTTGCTCCAGCTTTGGGATCCGTTCACGGACCATACAAAGGTGAACCTAACCTAGGCTATAAAGAAATGGAAGAAGTACGGGATTTAACGAACAAACCTCTTGTTCTTCATGGCGGTACAGGCATACCTACGAAAGATATCCAAAAAGCGATTTCTCTTGGAACATCAAAAATCAATGTGAATACGGAAAATCAAATTGTGTTCACAAAAGCGGTTCGTGAAATTTTGAATAACGATTCCGAAGTGTACGACCCTCGTAAATACATGGTACCTGGCCGTGAAGCGATTAAAGAAACTGTAATCGGCAAAATACGTGAATTCGGTTCAAACGGCAAAGCATAA
- a CDS encoding response regulator: MPGKILIVDDQFGIRILLNEVLHKEGYETFQAANGIQALEVLNNHSPDLVLLDMKIPGMDGIEILKRMKVVDPDIRVIIMTAYGELDMIQEAKDLGAMTHFAKPFDIDDIRKAVREYLPIQSS; encoded by the coding sequence ATGCCAGGGAAAATATTGATTGTTGATGATCAATTCGGGATTCGTATTTTATTGAACGAGGTTTTACATAAAGAAGGGTATGAAACATTTCAAGCGGCTAATGGCATTCAAGCCTTGGAAGTGCTAAATAATCATTCACCTGATCTTGTATTGCTGGATATGAAGATTCCGGGAATGGATGGCATTGAGATCTTGAAAAGGATGAAAGTCGTCGATCCGGACATCCGGGTCATAATCATGACGGCATATGGTGAACTTGATATGATTCAGGAAGCAAAGGATTTAGGGGCAATGACACACTTTGCAAAGCCGTTTGATATTGATGATATTAGAAAGGCCGTTCGAGAATACTTACCGATTCAATCAAGTTAA
- a CDS encoding DUF2529 domain-containing protein, whose amino-acid sequence MLKIFSTQISGLFKKMIENEAFEMEDAGRLLAQAAVGDGSVFIHGFGEMQGVTAEALNGAEPFPKAKRYESGETFSREDRFLIFSRHSDDSEALMLAKQLKEKDIPFVAVSTSVPSEEDSLLELADVHIDLRIQRGLIPDETGNRYGYPTLIAALFAYYGIKFTLEEIIKEYEDEE is encoded by the coding sequence ATGTTAAAAATTTTCTCGACACAGATAAGCGGTTTATTTAAAAAAATGATTGAAAATGAGGCCTTTGAAATGGAGGATGCCGGACGCTTGCTCGCTCAGGCTGCGGTTGGGGACGGTTCTGTGTTCATTCACGGTTTTGGTGAAATGCAGGGCGTCACTGCCGAGGCTTTGAATGGGGCAGAACCCTTTCCTAAGGCAAAAAGATATGAATCAGGAGAAACTTTTTCCAGAGAAGATCGATTTCTTATATTCAGCCGCCATTCGGACGATTCAGAGGCATTGATGCTGGCAAAACAACTCAAGGAAAAAGATATACCATTTGTTGCAGTTTCTACATCCGTCCCTTCTGAAGAAGATTCTCTTTTGGAGTTGGCTGACGTTCATATTGATTTACGTATCCAACGGGGATTGATTCCCGATGAAACTGGAAATCGATATGGGTACCCTACCCTCATTGCCGCTCTTTTCGCTTATTATGGGATTAAATTCACTCTTGAAGAAATCATAAAAGAATATGAAGATGAAGAATGA
- a CDS encoding CTP synthase has protein sequence MTKYIFVTGGVVSSLGKGITAASLGRLLKNRGLNVTIQKFDPYINLDPGTMSPYQHGEVFVTDDGAETDLDLGHYERFIDINLGKHSNVTTGRIYSTVLRKERRGDYLGGTVQVIPHITNEIKERVFRSGNETNADIVITEIGGTVGDIESLPFLEAIRQIKSDIGINNVMYIHCTLVPYIKAAGEMKTKPTQHSVKELRSLGIQPNIIVARTESPISQDMKDKIALFCDIDKNSVIECLDADTLYSIPLALQAQNMDQIVCDHLQLDCGEANMEDWKELVKKVTSLSKKTKIALVGKYVELQDAYLSVVEALKHAGYAFDADVEIDWVNSEDVTKENVAELLQDADGILVPGGFGDRGIEGKIAATEFARTTKKPFFGICLGMQLASIEYARNVLGLPEAHSAEIKEDTPDPIIDLLPEQKDVEDLGGTLRLGLYPCKLIEGTKAYEAYNDEVVYERHRHRYEFNNHYRQAMEEAGFVFSGTSPDGRLVEIVELKDHPWFVASQFHPEFTSRPNRPQPLFRDFVGMSLKYGKNL, from the coding sequence ATGACAAAATATATTTTTGTGACAGGTGGAGTAGTTTCTTCCTTGGGAAAAGGGATAACGGCCGCTTCTTTAGGTAGATTATTAAAAAATAGGGGATTGAATGTTACGATCCAGAAGTTTGACCCTTATATCAACTTGGATCCTGGTACGATGAGTCCATATCAACATGGTGAAGTGTTTGTAACGGATGATGGTGCTGAAACGGATTTGGATTTAGGGCACTATGAGCGTTTCATTGATATCAACCTTGGAAAACACAGCAATGTGACTACAGGCAGAATTTATTCAACCGTCCTGAGGAAAGAACGCCGTGGCGATTATCTAGGTGGAACGGTTCAAGTCATTCCCCATATCACGAATGAAATTAAAGAACGCGTTTTCCGTTCAGGTAATGAAACGAATGCCGATATAGTCATCACTGAAATTGGCGGTACTGTAGGGGATATCGAGTCTCTTCCATTCCTTGAAGCGATTCGCCAAATCAAGAGTGATATCGGCATCAATAATGTTATGTATATCCATTGTACACTGGTTCCTTACATCAAAGCTGCTGGTGAAATGAAAACAAAACCGACACAGCATAGTGTAAAAGAATTACGCAGTCTTGGCATTCAGCCAAATATCATCGTTGCACGTACAGAAAGCCCGATTTCACAAGATATGAAGGATAAAATCGCTTTATTCTGCGATATCGATAAAAATTCTGTTATCGAATGTCTTGATGCGGATACACTTTACTCCATTCCTCTTGCGCTTCAAGCACAAAATATGGACCAAATCGTTTGTGATCACTTGCAATTGGACTGTGGCGAAGCGAATATGGAAGATTGGAAGGAACTAGTCAAAAAGGTTACTTCTTTATCGAAGAAAACGAAAATCGCGTTAGTCGGAAAATATGTTGAATTGCAAGATGCTTACCTTTCTGTAGTGGAAGCACTTAAGCATGCTGGTTACGCATTTGATGCAGATGTTGAAATCGACTGGGTGAATTCCGAAGACGTAACTAAAGAAAATGTTGCTGAACTTCTTCAAGATGCAGATGGAATCCTTGTCCCTGGCGGATTTGGAGATCGTGGAATTGAAGGGAAAATTGCAGCGACCGAATTTGCCCGCACGACAAAAAAACCATTCTTCGGAATTTGCTTAGGCATGCAGTTGGCGTCCATTGAGTATGCACGCAACGTCCTGGGATTGCCAGAAGCACATTCAGCAGAAATTAAGGAAGATACTCCAGATCCAATCATCGATCTTCTTCCTGAGCAGAAGGATGTAGAAGATTTGGGCGGAACACTGCGTCTTGGTCTGTATCCATGTAAGCTTATCGAAGGAACTAAAGCATACGAAGCGTATAATGACGAGGTTGTTTATGAACGTCACCGTCACCGTTATGAATTCAATAACCACTATCGTCAAGCTATGGAAGAGGCAGGATTCGTGTTCTCCGGTACAAGTCCAGATGGTCGTCTAGTTGAAATCGTTGAACTAAAAGATCATCCTTGGTTTGTGGCTTCTCAATTCCATCCGGAATTCACGTCGCGTCCTAACCGTCCGCAGCCGCTATTCCGTGACTTTGTCGGTATGTCATTAAAGTACGGTAAAAATCTTTAA